A genomic segment from Saprospiraceae bacterium encodes:
- a CDS encoding aminotransferase class V-fold PLP-dependent enzyme, producing the protein MIDKIIALEKTARQLEPSQVERKTIWEQGMTYIEDFIETLPLKKAYQAADCPQLSNLVITEEAKPFEQLLAIVREEVDHAGINSASGGHLGYIPGGALWASAIGDLLVAATNRYAGIFFSCPGAVIMENQLIRWLCSLVGFPATAHGNLSSGGSIASLIAITTARDQHGIQAEKVRSAVIYFTQQMHHCLHKALHITGLGEAVFRIIPMNAQYQMDIYALENQLAMDVAAGLRPFMVIATAGTTDTGAMDELDAIASICEQYQAWFHVDAAYGGFFILVDELKEKFKGIERADSLVMDPHKGLFLPFGTGVALIKDGQALLAAHAHQAAYMVDAYGFEEINPADCGPELTKHFRGLRMWLPLHLHGLSVFRDCLAEKLLLCRYFHERIQEMGFETGPYPALSITLFRYPAEEVNAFNQRLLAALHRDGRFFFSSTLINGEVWIRCAVLNFRTHLQEIRLALEMIGEHLVVVSG; encoded by the coding sequence ATGATAGATAAGATAATAGCACTCGAAAAGACCGCCCGTCAATTGGAACCTAGTCAGGTGGAAAGGAAAACAATCTGGGAACAGGGAATGACCTATATAGAAGATTTCATAGAAACCCTTCCCCTAAAAAAAGCCTATCAGGCGGCAGATTGCCCTCAATTGTCGAATTTAGTGATCACAGAGGAGGCCAAGCCTTTTGAACAATTACTCGCTATTGTGCGGGAAGAGGTAGATCATGCTGGTATCAATTCGGCCTCGGGAGGGCACCTGGGCTACATCCCTGGCGGTGCACTTTGGGCCAGTGCCATTGGCGATCTTCTTGTTGCGGCAACCAATCGTTATGCAGGCATCTTTTTTTCCTGTCCGGGCGCAGTGATTATGGAGAACCAGCTCATCCGATGGCTTTGTTCGCTGGTTGGCTTTCCGGCGACTGCCCATGGAAATTTGAGTTCGGGCGGTTCCATTGCCAGCCTGATTGCCATCACCACCGCAAGAGATCAACATGGCATACAAGCAGAAAAGGTAAGAAGTGCGGTTATCTATTTTACCCAACAAATGCACCACTGCTTACATAAGGCACTGCATATCACGGGCTTGGGAGAAGCGGTTTTTCGCATCATCCCCATGAATGCGCAATACCAAATGGATATTTACGCCTTGGAAAACCAACTGGCAATGGATGTGGCAGCGGGCCTTCGTCCTTTCATGGTCATCGCCACGGCCGGCACCACGGACACCGGAGCCATGGACGAACTGGATGCCATCGCCTCCATTTGCGAGCAGTACCAGGCTTGGTTCCATGTAGATGCTGCTTATGGTGGCTTTTTTATATTGGTTGATGAGTTGAAAGAAAAATTTAAAGGCATTGAACGGGCCGATTCGCTGGTGATGGACCCGCATAAAGGCTTATTCCTCCCTTTTGGAACAGGGGTGGCGCTGATCAAAGATGGCCAGGCATTGCTGGCTGCGCATGCGCACCAGGCGGCCTATATGGTAGATGCCTATGGCTTTGAGGAAATCAACCCTGCGGATTGTGGGCCTGAATTGACCAAACATTTCCGAGGATTGCGGATGTGGCTTCCCCTGCATTTGCATGGCTTATCTGTCTTCAGGGATTGTTTGGCGGAAAAACTCCTTTTGTGTCGCTATTTCCACGAGCGTATCCAGGAAATGGGATTCGAAACGGGCCCCTACCCTGCCCTATCTATCACACTTTTTCGCTACCCTGCTGAGGAAGTTAATGCTTTCAACCAGCGATTGCTTGCTGCTTTGCATAGGGATGGTCGTTTTTTCTTTTCTTCTACGCTCATTAATGGGGAGGTCTGGATCCGTTGTGCGGTTTTGAATTTTCGGACGCATTTGCAAGAGATCCGTTTGGCATTGGAGATGATTGGGGAGCATTTAGTGGTTGTCAGTGGGTAG